In the Acetobacterium sp. KB-1 genome, ATGCCTTTGGCTCAATATGTAAGTCGCCAACAAAAATAGCTTCATCCTCTTTTGACAAAAGGATCTCGGTCCGCCTTAAAACGGCTTTAACCCGAGCACAGAGTTCTTTGACTCCAAAGGGCTTGGTGATATAATCATCGGCGCCGATTTCCAGTCCCAGAACCTTATCAAATTCTTCGCTTTTGGCGGTAAGCATTATAATCGGTATATAGGAGATGATACTATTGGCCCGGATTTCCCGGCAAATACTAATGCCATCTTTCCCCGGCAGCATCAGATCCAGAATAATCAGGTCCGGCAGGACATCTAGTATTTTTTCAATGGCCAATGCACCGTCCTGGACGCCATCCACTTCAAATCCATGGGTTACCAGATTAAATTTGATCAGTTCATATATATTCAACTCATCTTCAATTATCAGTATTTTTTTCATTATAACTCCTTGTGTTTTTAGTTTAACGAGATTATACCATATCCTGGAATTCTATTTTGTAAATTTTAGATTAAATTGTAAACTTTTACAAAATCCTGAAAACGTTATAGGAAAAATAATGATTGTATTCTTTGTTTGAACTCCATATAATTAAATTATCACATATAATCCTTTATCTCTAAATGAATTACTCCCCTTTTTCATTTAGGAAAACGAGCTGTTTCTTCTGAATCGGTTCTTTTTTTTTGCAAAAAATTAAGACCGGCTGTCAAGCCAGTCTCAGGATGTCGATGAACTCCCGTACCGACCAATTGTTAATCTGTTGTTCGCCGCGCCATGCGAAATCCGCTTTGCTCCTT is a window encoding:
- a CDS encoding winged helix-turn-helix domain-containing protein — encoded protein: MKKILIIEDELNIYELIKFNLVTHGFEVDGVQDGALAIEKILDVLPDLIILDLMLPGKDGISICREIRANSIISYIPIIMLTAKSEEFDKVLGLEIGADDYITKPFGVKELCARVKAVLRRTEILLSKEDEAIFVGDLHIEPKAFEVYQNGEKLALTLKEYELLVFLAKHRGQVLTRDQLLDQIWGFDYYGETRTVDVHIRYLRKKIEEQSEDGKKYIETVRGVGYRFIEK